Genomic DNA from Pistricoccus aurantiacus:
TACGGCGCGGACGCGGTCGGCGGCGTGGTGCAGCTTTTCCTGCCGGAAGGCGAGGGCGAGCCGACGCCGCGCATCTCCGTCGGCGGCGGGTCCTTCAATACCCAGCGCTACAGCGCCGGGCTTTCCGGCGCCAATGGAGGAACTCGCTATCATTTCGCCGCCAGCCGCCTGGACACGGACGGCACCGAGATCAAGAAAGGCGACGATGACAAGGGCTACGACAACACCAGCGGCGTGGTGCGCCTTTCCCATCGCTTCGATAACGACGCGGAAATCGGCCTGCTGGGGCTGCGTGCGCGAGGTAGCACCGAATACGTGGGCGGCAGGACGGATTACGTGCAGCAGGTGGCGGGGATCTACGGCGAGCTGCCGATAGTCGAAAGCGTCACCAGCCGCCTGACCCTGAGCGAAGCCCGGGATGAAAGCGACGAGTTCGCGGATTTCGGCGATGCCACCTTCGATACCCGCACCCGCACCGCGCGGCTCGACAATACCCTGAGCCTGGGGCCGTACGAGCTGATCGTCGGCGCCGAGTACAGCGAAGACGAAGTAGATAGCACCACCGCCTACGAGGAAGACAGTCGGGACAACAAGGCGGTCTTCGCCCAGGGGCTGCTGGATTTCGATCCCCTGACGATGCAGGCGGGGCTGCGCTACGACGATAATCAGGCCTTCGGCAGCGAAGTGACCGGCAGCCTGGGGCTGGGTTACGCGCTCAACGAGCACCACACCCTGCGGGCCAGCTACGGTACCGCCTTTCGCGCGCCGACCTTCAACGAGCTGTACTTCCCGGGTTTCGGCAACCCGGACCTCGACCCGGAGCGCTCGAAAACCGCAGAGCTGGGTATTCGCGGCCAGTTCGCGCGCGCCTTCTGGGATCTGGCGCTCTATCAGACCGATATCGACGATCAGATCGCTACCACGCTGCAAGGGGGTCGCTTCGCGCCTTTCAACGTCAATCGGGCTCGGATTCGCGGCGTGGAGCTGACTACCGGCGCCGAGGTCAAGCACTGGGAGCTGCAGGCCGCCCTGACCTACATGGACCCGGAGGATCGCGACAGCGGCAATCGCTTGCCCCTGCGGGCATCCCGGAGCATTCGCCTGGACGCGGACCGCGAGCTTGGCGACTGGTCCCTGGGCGGCTCCTTCATCGCCCAGAACCATCGCTACAACGGTCTCGACAACGACGAGCGGCTGTCCGGCTTCGGTATCGTCGATCTGCGCGCCGGCTGGCGGTTCGCGCCGCTGTGGACCGCTCGCCTGACGGTGGAAAACGTGCTGGACAAGGAATACGCCACCGCCCGGGCCTCGGAATTCGAAGGCGGCTGGGACTACCTCAATCCCGGGCGCGCCGCCTACCTGAGCGTGCAGTTCGGTGAGTAGAGGCGGACGCTTGTGGTGGCTGTTGCCCTGGCTGGCCTTGACGCTTCCGGCAACACAGTCGGCCCTGGCGGAGGATTGCGCCACGGACGTACGAGGGCAGGAACTGTGCCTCGACGCCCCTGCCCAGCGTATCGTCGCGCTTTCTCCCGGGGCGACGGAGCTGCTCTTCGCCGCCGGGGCAGGCGACCAGGTGATTGCGGCGGTGAGTTTCAGCGACTATCCCCGGGAAGCCAAGGCGCTACCTCGAGTCGGTACCCATGATCGGCTCGATCTGGAGCGTCTGCTGGCGCTTTCGCCGGATCTGGTCGTCGGCTGGCGAAGCGGCAACCCCCGGGAACAGCTGGCCAAGCTGGAGCGTCTGGGAGTACCGGTTTTCATGATCGAGCCAAAGGACTTTGCGGAGATCGCCGACACCCTGAATCAACTTGGTCGGCTTACCGATACAGCCAAGGTTGCCGGCAGCCGAGCGAAGAAGCTGCGCGACGATGTCGCGGCGCTCGAGGAAGAGTACGAGGACGCGGCGCCGATCCAGGTGTTCTATCAGGTCTGGGATCAACCGCTGATGACCGTCAACGGCGATCACTGGATCAGCCGTTCCCTCTCTCTGTGCGGAGGCGTCAATGTCTTCGCCGACCAGGCGCCGCTGGTACCCCGCATCAGCCGGGAAGCGGTGCTGGCCAGGGCGCCCCAGGCGATCATCACCGGTGGCATGGGCGAGTCGGATAGCCACTGGCTTGCTGAGTGGCGTGCGTTCAATCAGCTACCGGCGGTTCGAAATGACAATCTGTTCCTCGTTGATCCGGATCTGGTACAGCGTCCCACCCCTCGGCTGTTGGAGGGCACCCGAGTCATGTGCGAACGGCTGGACAGGGCCCGTGCGCAAAACTGATTTCACTACCCCCCGGCGCTATTGGCCGCTGCTATGGCTGACCTTGGCGGCGCTGCTCGCTCAAGGGGCGGCGCTCAGCATCGGCAGCGTGGCGCTATCGCCGCTTCAGGTGCTGGAAACATTGCTTGGCCATCAGTCCGGCTTGGCACAAACCCTGGTGCTGGAACTGCGCCTGCCCCGTGCCCTGGCAGCCTTGGGCACCGGAGCGCTGCTGGCGGCGGCGGGGGCCTTGATGCAGATCTTGTTGCGAAATCCCCTGGCGGACCCCTACGTGCTGGGGCTTTCCGGCGGGGCGGCGGTGGCGGCCCTGCTCGCCATGCTGGGAGGGTTGAGTCTGGCGCTGGTTTCCGGCGCGGCCTTTTGCGGCGCGCTTTTCTCGACGCTGCTGGTGTTCGGCCTGGCGCGAGGCACCGGCAGCTGGACGCCGACGCGGCTGCTGCTGACCGGTATCGTGATCGCTTCCGGCTGGGGGGCCTTGATCAGTTTTCTGCTGGCGGTGGGGCCGGTGGAACAGCTGCCCGGCATGCTGTACTGGCTGATGGGCGATATGGCCTATGCCCGGCATTACGGGCCGGTCCTGCTGGCGGCGCTGGTGAGCTGGCTTTTGTTGTTGCCCCTGGCGCGCAGCTTGAATGTGCTGGCCAGGGGGCCGCTGCAGGCGGCTGCGCTAGGCGTGGCGGTGCGTCCGCTGGAATGGACGCTCTATCTTGTCGCCAGCCTGATGACCGCCATCGCCGTCACCACCGCCGGCAGCATCGGCTTCATCGGCCTGCTGGTGCCGCACATGCTGCGGCTGTGGCTGGGTAACGACCAGCGTCTGATCATTCCCGCCTCGATGCTGGCCGGCGGCACGCTGCTGACCCTGGCGGATACCCTGGCCCGTACCCTGATCGCGCCGCAGCAGCTGCCGGTGGGGGTGATCACCGCGCTGCTGGGGGTGCCGACCTTCCTGTTCCTGCTGTATCGGAGCCGCTGATGGGACGACTGTGCACCCATTCCCTCGTCCTGGCGATACCGGGGCGCCTCGACGTCATGCCGCTTGAGCTAAGTATCGAGCCGGGTCAGCGCTGGGGGGTGCTCGGCCCCAACGGCGCCGGCAAGACCACGCTGCTGCATACCCTGGCGGGCTTGTTGTCGCCGCGCCAGGGCAGGGTGACGCTGAATGGCAAACCGCTGAAGGCATGGCGTCGCCGGAGCTTGGCGCGAGAGCTGGGCATTCTCTTCCAGCAGCCTCAGGACGGTTATCCCGCCAGCGTGATGGAAAGCGTACTGATCGGTCGTCATCCGTATCTCACGTTCTTCCAGCAGGAGAGCGCGGAGGATATCGAGCGAGCGCAACAGGCGATGGAACGGCTGGATATCGCTCATCTTGATGCGCGCCTGGTCAGTACCCTTTCCGGCGGCGAACGCCAGCGGGTGGCAATCGCCACGCTGCTGACGCAATCTCCCGCGCTATGGCTGGTTGACGAGCCCACCAATCACCTGGACCTGCATCATCGGGTAGCGGTGATGCGCCTGTTGA
This window encodes:
- a CDS encoding TonB-dependent receptor domain-containing protein; the encoded protein is MIIHKIPGLSMLAVSCLCLTPLAAALAQTAPSARQASQSAQAVALNPLTVTATLAPRTANQTLSSISVIDQEDLHRKNPASLTDILRGQPGVDVSSNGDFGKVSSVYIRGAGSSSTLMLIDGIRLRSATVGSPTWQYLDPNLFERAEILRGPKGSLYGADAVGGVVQLFLPEGEGEPTPRISVGGGSFNTQRYSAGLSGANGGTRYHFAASRLDTDGTEIKKGDDDKGYDNTSGVVRLSHRFDNDAEIGLLGLRARGSTEYVGGRTDYVQQVAGIYGELPIVESVTSRLTLSEARDESDEFADFGDATFDTRTRTARLDNTLSLGPYELIVGAEYSEDEVDSTTAYEEDSRDNKAVFAQGLLDFDPLTMQAGLRYDDNQAFGSEVTGSLGLGYALNEHHTLRASYGTAFRAPTFNELYFPGFGNPDLDPERSKTAELGIRGQFARAFWDLALYQTDIDDQIATTLQGGRFAPFNVNRARIRGVELTTGAEVKHWELQAALTYMDPEDRDSGNRLPLRASRSIRLDADRELGDWSLGGSFIAQNHRYNGLDNDERLSGFGIVDLRAGWRFAPLWTARLTVENVLDKEYATARASEFEGGWDYLNPGRAAYLSVQFGE
- a CDS encoding cobalamin-binding protein, with amino-acid sequence MSRGGRLWWLLPWLALTLPATQSALAEDCATDVRGQELCLDAPAQRIVALSPGATELLFAAGAGDQVIAAVSFSDYPREAKALPRVGTHDRLDLERLLALSPDLVVGWRSGNPREQLAKLERLGVPVFMIEPKDFAEIADTLNQLGRLTDTAKVAGSRAKKLRDDVAALEEEYEDAAPIQVFYQVWDQPLMTVNGDHWISRSLSLCGGVNVFADQAPLVPRISREAVLARAPQAIITGGMGESDSHWLAEWRAFNQLPAVRNDNLFLVDPDLVQRPTPRLLEGTRVMCERLDRARAQN
- a CDS encoding FecCD family ABC transporter permease — encoded protein: MRKTDFTTPRRYWPLLWLTLAALLAQGAALSIGSVALSPLQVLETLLGHQSGLAQTLVLELRLPRALAALGTGALLAAAGALMQILLRNPLADPYVLGLSGGAAVAALLAMLGGLSLALVSGAAFCGALFSTLLVFGLARGTGSWTPTRLLLTGIVIASGWGALISFLLAVGPVEQLPGMLYWLMGDMAYARHYGPVLLAALVSWLLLLPLARSLNVLARGPLQAAALGVAVRPLEWTLYLVASLMTAIAVTTAGSIGFIGLLVPHMLRLWLGNDQRLIIPASMLAGGTLLTLADTLARTLIAPQQLPVGVITALLGVPTFLFLLYRSR
- a CDS encoding ABC transporter ATP-binding protein: MGRLCTHSLVLAIPGRLDVMPLELSIEPGQRWGVLGPNGAGKTTLLHTLAGLLSPRQGRVTLNGKPLKAWRRRSLARELGILFQQPQDGYPASVMESVLIGRHPYLTFFQQESAEDIERAQQAMERLDIAHLDARLVSTLSGGERQRVAIATLLTQSPALWLVDEPTNHLDLHHRVAVMRLLSEQAEQGRAVVMCLHDLNLAARWCDHLLLLYPNGEACWGPAKDMLVTGALERLYNQRLSVGDIDGARVFMPRA